The following nucleotide sequence is from Solidesulfovibrio carbinolicus.
AGGCCGTCGATCAGGTTGATGGCGTTAATAAGCAGCACAAACCAAAAGACCGTCACCAGATAGGACGAAACGTCGAACTGGACCACAAAAAGCCCGGGCAGGGCAAAAGACGTGATGCGCGCGCCGCCGTAATAGGCAATGGACGCCGCCGCGATCTGGGCCAAAAGCTTGAGCTTGGACGGCAGCGTCCACTTGTCGTCGGCAAAGCCCACGGCAAAGACCAGCGCCGCGCCCAGCAGCACATAGCCCATGGTCCGCCCGCCCAGCACGGCCACGGCCGCCGGAGGCAACAAGGCCGCCGCCAGGGGCAGGCAGGCCATGAAGGTCAAAAACAACGCCAGCCCGCCGCTGCGGGGCATGGGCGTCACGTGGATGTTGCGGGCCGCCGGCATGGCCAAAATGCCGAAACGCCGCCCGGCCCAACGGGCAAAGGGCGTCAGCGCCAGGGACAGGCCCAGGGCGAGGAGAAAAAGCACGGCAATTGGCGTCATAGGCGTACGGGCGGCCCAGGGCCGCTATTTCAAAAAGACGGCCAGCAGCGTCCCCAGGCCCAGCAGGGCCGCGATGACGCCGTTTAAGGTGAAAAAGGCCACATTGATGCGCGACAGGTCGTGCTCGGAAATAAGCCGGTGCTCCACCAGGAGCACCGCCGAACACACGGCCCAAAAGGCGTAGTAGATCCAGCCAAGCCCGGCCGCGTAGCCGGCCAGCAGATAAAAGGCCGCCGCGTCAACATGGGCGAACGCCGCCAAGGCCAGGGCCGTGCCTACGCCAAAGCGCGACGGCATCGAATGCAACCCGTGCGACCGGTCGAACTCCACGTCCTGGCAGGCGTAGAGCACATCAAATCCGGCCACCCAGCAGGTGACGCCGCAGCCGAAAAGGATCGCCGGCAAGGCGAATTCCGGCGCAACCGCCAGCCAGCCGGCCACGGGAGCCAGGCCCAGCACCGACCCCAACACGAAATGGCACAGCCAGGTGAAACGCTTGGTCAGGCTGTAAAACGCGCCCCAGGCCAAGGCCACCGGCGAAAGCGCCAGACACAGCGCATTAAGTCCGGCGCAGGCCCCGACAAACACC
It contains:
- a CDS encoding 4-hydroxybenzoate octaprenyltransferase, producing the protein MVGAMARLVKVEHSVFALPFAYIGLFVAAGGWPGWRPFVLLTVAMVAMRSFAMAVNRLADVKYDRINPRTAGRELVTGEVSLRAAWVFAAGCAVVFVGACAGLNALCLALSPVALAWGAFYSLTKRFTWLCHFVLGSVLGLAPVAGWLAVAPEFALPAILFGCGVTCWVAGFDVLYACQDVEFDRSHGLHSMPSRFGVGTALALAAFAHVDAAAFYLLAGYAAGLGWIYYAFWAVCSAVLLVEHRLISEHDLSRINVAFFTLNGVIAALLGLGTLLAVFLK